In the Trichoderma atroviride chromosome 4, complete sequence genome, GTCGCCAGCTCCCCAGAAGTGTCGTCAGAAACGTTGGCCACGGGGTCTTTCTCGTCGACATGATGGCCGGCCGGCCTGTGGCCAATCTCTGGGTCGTACTCCATGCTGTGAAATTGTCCGGCCACAGCACTCTGGGGGGAAATAGTTGCAGGTGCACTTCTCGCCTGCTGAAGCCGTGGATTGGCGGGGAGCCGTACCTTTTCAACAaactttttcctctctccaGATAAGAGACGGGCCGTGGGATCCAGTTTTTAGCGGTGCCTTTTGCGCGCCACCTCACGCGACCTGCTGAAGATTGTATCCGTACAGAGCAGGCCAGCAGGCTTATCTTGATGCACTACCGAGTATGTCTCCAGCCAGCTAGTTGAGCCGAGCTGCCTCTCCCGTAGCGAGCTTCACGCCGACCCTTGCCACGTTACGGAGCAGATACTGGTATGAGTATGAGCCGTACGCTAGTCATTGGTATTGCGGGGTGGAGTACGAGGACCGCAGTGATTGTTGTCTTACTGGTACAGCGAGGGATCAAGGAATGCAAATGGTGTAAATACGACTCTATGTTGGGTGGTACATGCAACCAGGCTGCTCTGTACGACATGGCAGAGGCATTTGCTCTCTGCTCAGACACATGTaccctgctgcagctcatcGCCCTGTTTCATGCTTATTTCCAGCATCTCTCAAACCTGCCATCTCTCACAAGTTCTCTTTATTTCAACTCCTGTCGATATCAAATTTGGCCGTGCACTAGTGGCCAAAACTCGAGGGCTAGCAGACGAATAGCACCGCACTACGGCACCGCTATCCGATATTCGGTGGGTAGGTCGGCTCTAGTTGGCTGGGAAAAAAGCTGCGTCGGTCAAGCTTCCGGGCACtagagctggtggtggcacTCTAGTCGAGATCTTTTGGATCTTTTGTAAGAGCGCGGAGTACTCCGCGTATCACTGGATCTGCTCGGGCAAACGAGGATTTCAGCGGCATCCGGCACTAACAACGTCTTGAACAAGAGCTGGAGCCAGCGTGCCATGTGTATTACGGTATCGAAGATAACTAGAGCATTGTCGGCCGGCTCCGTCTTTTCCCAGCAATGATTCTCTGTCGTCTACGCCTCGGCCCCCGTTCTaccagtacatgtacacatgTAAGTACACAACCGACAAGTATGGGAGAGATTTACACCGCCGTCTTCACAGTACAGACTTCATGGTACAGATACCGTATTCGTCGCTATTCTCCTTGGTTGACTACAGATCATTCTTGACAAGGCGAGACCCCTAGACTCCACTCGGATACGGAAATTCTGTTTTGCTCCGGAGCCTCGCGCTACTTTGCATTCTGACAACGGCATCAGTCTGGGGTTGTGTTAGTCGATGCCGCCGTCGATTCAAACCCACAAGCTGGACTATGGGATATTCTGTGGAACATGTTGTGTGCGCCATTACCTAATAGTAAAAGTGCAAATAATTACTGGTACAAGTTGCCATTGGATGGCCTCTATCGACAAGCTTGCAGCGTAAACGTTCCTCGACGGCCAAATGACATATTTATCGAAGTAGTTGTACCAAGGAGATTGGTATAGATCCATCTACCTTTCGCAATCCAGAATAAGCCTGCGATTATAACTATTATTACTCTCGGTATATATTAGGACGTGGTCTTGGTTCTTGAAGCTTTTATAGCATCAATTATACAGCTTTATGAGCGTGATAATTTTATTATTGCGGGACCAAGGATACACCATTcaaataaagttatatatacatatatacagaGAGAGATATATAAACTACCAATCTAGGAGTTGTGCAGCATAAACGAGGAATGGTGGTTACAAATCACCCGCTTTCCTTATAGTGCGATGAGGCATTAGTAACCCACTTGATACTATTTCAATTACAGCGTCATCTTACAACGGCAGTCTATGGTTTTAAAAATCCATGTCATTATTACGGGCTCTTTAGATAGCTAGAGCATTCTCTTCGCTGCGCCGTGCTTGCCATGATCCAATCGCTTAGTAGCCATCATGCTGGTAAAAACATGTAGCCAACTGTATTTTTAGTGTCACATGTGTACGCATTCCCGTAAATGCGCAAGTTTCCATTCACAAGTATCAAGCAGGAGGAATCACCAACACCCTGAGTAGCTTTAAAACTCATCAAAACATTCAGTCTGACATTTAAGAGCTAGCTGAGACACAGTTTATATCCAAAAGGCCGTCGTCCATGTTGGTACAGATCCACTGAGGCGTGTTGCCGCTGGGATTGGCTACCGAGATGTTTTGGGCTGCAATGTTTACACATTTCTTCAACATATCATGTTAGCTCTAGTTTAATCTCCTTTATACCCTTCCAAAGATGACTTACTTCTGGAGATGAGCATGTCAGAGTCCCCACGTCGGGATCATATTTGGACGACGTTGTTCCCCACATGTTTTTAAACAAGACATCGCTGATGGTCACGTTGGAAGGATACTTGTCGCAAATCGTCTGGTTGCTTTGGCCATAGCACTGGTTGATCTCGATAGCCCAAtcgttgttgtcgttgtAAAAGGTGTCGTACGTGATGTTTTTTACGTATcccgctcctcctcctccagaCAGACCAGGCTGGAATGGAGTATCTGTACCGGGCCATACCTTGATACGGGCGCCGTCGCTGGCATTGGACATTGAGATGTTGTATACGTATACGTTCTCAACTATGTCGTATTCCGCGGGATATTGACCGAGGGAGCCGACTGAGATGCCGTGTGAGCCATTGCACTGCAAGCCTTGAACAATGATGTTGGTGCTGTTGGGCTTGAACGACACGCAGTCGTCACTGTTGTTAACATGGGAGTTTTGTATGACGACGCGATTACTTCTAAAGGTATCCCATCCGTCACCATTCTTGGCCGGATTGCTGCTCTCGCTGCCGACTGCAATATCAATATCGCTGACAAGGATGTCAGTGCTATTAGCGACGAGGTTAAACCACTGTATACAGTCAGTCATGTCTCTTACTCTGGATACGCAAACACGCTTACATCAGGGGAGTTTCGCATTTTGAGGCCCGTAACAGAACCAGCATTCAGTCCGTCTAGAACAAACAAAATGGGTCGCAAAAGAGTAGGGTTAGTCGCAAATGCATCATACCAAGCCTGGCCATTTCCGTCGAGTAACCCGTGTCCCCCTCCGTAGATGTTGACGTCTTTTCctccaaaacgccaaaaCGCAGATGAATTCTGAAAGGCATATTTGAATGAGTTCTGCACCCAATAGTCAATGTTGTCGGAGAATTTTATGGTGCCAGTGAGGACAACATCTACAGCCTCCAGGAATGTGAGATCCAAGGGAGAGGCAATGGTGTAAGTGCCATCCAAAACCACGCGACCACCTCTATTACATTGTTTGAAGGCTTTGAAGATCTCAGGAGCACTGTCGATATCTTTATGATTGTTAGAATGAGAAGAGCTGGGGACATGGCATGTCTTGTGGCGATGAGGTGAGTGTGGGAACGGTCGCCCTGGCGTCTTGGGTCCCCATTGAAGCTTAGGTCTTTCAAGTATCGTCTTATGAGCATTAATGGGGTACACCGAAAGCAATAGAGCCCCCCAAAGTACTAGCTTTCTGAAAATAGCCATTTTGTTAGCTGTACACTGGGAcaaaggaagacgaggaccaGCAGAAGCATATACAAGATCTTGTATAGTAAATATCGCCATGGTACCGTATACATATATAGAAGTGATATTGAATCACCAGTTTAAAGACCCGACTCGATTCATCCGGCTATTCAGCTTAGCCTCATGCTAGGTTTACTGGGCAATGAGGATCCGGTCTCCCACTTGACTGCGGAGAAGTGGACCTTTCTCTGCAAAGCGGCAGTAAAGACTGGCTTTGAGTGGAGCGGATATGGGACTGATGTGGCATCTATGCGAAATTGTTCATTGCATACATCATTGGGGAGTACCGCTGTCATTGCTGATGACTGAAGTTCTTTTGTAGCAATAGTGGAGAGAGTAGCGATCATAGGACTTACCGAAGCCGTTGGAAAACAGATAAATTGTCTTTGGCTAAATTCAAGAAAGCGATGAAACTGGTAGCTTGCAGGATCTTTCTCTGCGGAGAAatgaaagaacaagagcacTGGTGGAAAAATTAAGAGCGTAGCAGTTTTCTCAATGAGGTCGGTAAATACAACCCCGAATACTCGGAATGCCTTTCCGAAGATGTCTCGGCGCCTCATGTCACCAGTTAATAATTATCAAGcatcctttctctctttaaTTTGATGTACCACCGTCTTAATATCGGCGCGCTGTCGTACCAAGCGATACACTGCCTGTGATTCCTCCTGCGGCATATTCTTCACAGCATCAAAGAAGTATTGATATTCGttactctttttcttttcttctagaAGTTTTCGCATCCACATTTCTGCTTCCGTCTCAGCAGATGCATATTGGCAATGAGCGTCTTGCTGAGCACATGAGACGCATGTGGGCTGATCTCCACTGCACTGTAAAGATCAATCAGCCTGGCTGCGATCTGGAAGACGAGTGTGTACTGGAAGGATTACTTGTGTATTGCTCTTCCGACAGGCTTCACATGTGTCATTTACGCCATTGCGTCGGGACAGCGTAAGAGCCTGGCATACATTGTCGGTAGAAGTAGAGCTCAACTCAGAATTGGGCGCGGGCTGGCTCGGACCTGCGGCGCTTTCGTGGGAAGTGTCACGCTGCATCGCTGCTGTAGTGAAGCTATTCGTGTTGTAGTAGAAACAACTTGTGTCATATATCGATCGAAGCGGTACCGCTATTCAGGGCCAAAGTAAATAAAGTCGGACCGCGTGAGTTTTAAATCGAAGTCACACGTGTAACGGACCGGTGAAAGAAACGGAGACGGCTCTGAAATACCACCTCGGAGCACAGAATGGCTTGGTGCATGCTGTACAAAGTATAGCGCAGACATTTCTGCACATGGCCATTCTCGGAAATTGACTTGTTCAGCGCAACCATACAGCCTTTGATTGGTGTACGGCAATAGTATGCATAAGGATTCCGATGATTTGAACTATTCTACGATTACCAGTCAATAAGTAGCTACAGCCATATCTTATCATGGCATATTCTTTGTTTAGACCAACAAATCACAGATGTGGTAACTCAGCGTCAAGAGTGGGAATATGCACCTTT is a window encoding:
- a CDS encoding uncharacterized protein (SECRETED:SignalP(1-22)~CAZy:GH28), with the protein product MAIFRKLVLWGALLLSVYPINAHKTILERPKLQWGPKTPGRPFPHSPHRHKTCHVPSSSHSNNHKDIDSAPEIFKAFKQCNRGGRVVLDGTYTIASPLDLTFLEAVDVVLTGTIKFSDNIDYWVQNSFKYAFQNSSAFWRFGGKDVNIYGGGHGLLDGNGQAWYDAFATNPTLLRPILFVLDGLNAGSVTGLKMRNSPDWFNLVANSTDILVSDIDIAVGSESSNPAKNGDGWDTFRSNRVVIQNSHVNNSDDCVSFKPNSTNIIVQGLQCNGSHGISVGSLGQYPAEYDIVENVYVYNISMSNASDGARIKVWPGTDTPFQPGLSGGGGAGYVKNITYDTFYNDNNDWAIEINQCYGQSNQTICDKYPSNVTISDVLFKNMWGTTSSKYDPDVGTLTCSSPEKCVNIAAQNISVANPSGNTPQWICTNMDDGLLDINCVSASS
- a CDS encoding uncharacterized protein (EggNog:ENOG41), with the translated sequence MQRDTSHESAAGPSQPAPNSELSSTSTDNVCQALTLSRRNGVNDTCEACRKSNTQCSGDQPTCVSCAQQDAHCQYASAETEAEMWMRKLLEEKKKSNEYQYFFDAVKNMPQEESQAVYRLVRQRADIKTVVHQIKERKDA